GTTATTGAGCTTTTCTTGCCTCACAGAAAATCCACCAACTCATTATGTCACTGAACTATACCGGGATAGAAATTAAGACTGCATATTCTTTAGAATCTTGGAACTGTGGAGTTCTAGTGATGGTTTCTGGTTCGGTGCTTGTAAAAGGCTTCAATGTGAGGAAAAAGTTCGTGGAAACCTTTTTTCTTGCCCCTCAGGAGAAAGGATACTTTGTCTTCAATGACATATTCCACTATGTTGACGAAGAACAGATTCTTCAGCATCCAATTGCTTATTTACCTCAGAGAAATCTTGACTCCAACCTGCATTTGCCAGCTACACTTCGAGAACAAGGTTGTCCTTTTCATTTTGTTCCTTTTTTTAAACTTGGTTTCCAGTGAAAATGCATTTAGCCGAAAGGAGGAAAAAAACTCTAAAATAAACTTTTTTTGGACGTGACAACGTGGGAGTGGTGCTAAATATTTAGCCCACTTTCTTTGTGTGCTAGGGAAATTTAACGAGTTAGCAGCATGTGCCTCTGTTTATGTCATTGCACATATAAATGCTAATAAAGTGATTTTCTCTATTCAGTAGATAATATAGAGCTAAATATGGAAAAAACCATGATCCCATCGCTAATTATATGGACTCCGGCCATTTTTGCAGTGTCCAATTATGGGTTGGATGGAGATTTTCAGTCTAGAGAGTTTTTGGCGACTGGAAAAATCGAAGAGAATGGCCCTGCCAGTAGTCTCAAATATCCAGAAGAACAGCTTCAGCAAGTCCCTGCCTCAGAACAGGTTCTGGAAGATACTTTTGTTGTGCAGTTGAATGGTTCACTTCAGGGAACTATGAACTCCGTGTCTGACCATTTATTTTCCCCCGTCGAAGAACCTGTTGTTGAGCCCCAAAAGCATACTTATGCTTCCATAGTACGTGGTCAATAATGAGAACTCACACCTTTTGTATTGTACACTGTATTTATATGGCCAGTTTCTCATGAATTGTGTCTTTTACTATGGCTCAAAGTTACAGGTTGCTAAAGCGAATTCTGCTCCAGCGGTGCCAATTCCACCATCTTTGAGCAAGCCTGTTTCTCCTTCAGACTTGCGGCATTTACCTGAAGCCACAATGCAACCGTTGGCTGCATCCTCGAACCCACTTGAAAGGTTGGATAGTCTGGAAGAAGTACAGGTTGTGGAAGATGAAGGTGACTTTCTCCCATCTCTGTTATCATGTTTCATTTTCTGGTGATTTAGATTAAATTGGATAACTTAAGTAAGGCTGTGTTGGATCATGAAgatctttttccttttttcggTTACAGAGGTAAATATGAAAGAAATGTTCTAAAAATATATCAAGTAGTTATATTGGATAATTTACATTCATCTAATCTTTACTTTTTGATATCCAAATACGTTCAAGATGTGAAATTAAGACTGATTTTACATCTAAGGCAAATGTTAATTGAAATCCGATTTATTGATTGCATTTTCCCATATTTATTTCCCTTAATTTTATGTCCGATATATCAAACGAGATTTTGGCTTTCATGTTAAAACTTTGTTTCTAACCTTTTTTTTGTATTTCTTTATATTCATTCTGTAGTTGAAATAATGTCAGTGTATGTGAGCAATGTTCCGACTACTATGGCTGCTTCTGAAATCGGGGAGGAGTTCGAGAAGTTTGGTAAACTCAAGCCTGATGGTGTGGCCATTAGAACTCGGAAGGTCATTTCTCCTTTTCTCCATACGCTTTAGTTTCTTGTGTTAAACTGCTAAAAATTGCATACCTCCTTTTTATGTAGGATATCGATGCATGCTATGCATTTGTTGAATTTGAAGACGTCTCTGGGGTGCAGAATGCGATTAAGGTTTGGCCAGATTATTCTTTGTATTTTCCATTGCTTATTGTATCTTATAGGAATTTCTAAACAGAAATTCGGTAGTCCCTATTCCAATATTTTATGTGTCGCTATTATAGCACCTTAGATAAGAGTGAATGCCTCTGGATAAGAAAAGAATTTGACCCCGTAACTTATATCGGTTACTTGCAGGCATCCACAGTTCAGATAGGTGCACATCAGCTCTACATTGAAGAGCGAAGGCCAAATAGAAACAACTTCATTCGAGGGGGAAGTATGTATTCCTGTTTTATGGTTTTGACTTGTATGAATATATGAAGTTTTATGGCATAAGCATTTTTTCCACACTATTCATTGGTAATTTCCTCGGGGTTTTCATTTAATTAAGACGTGTTGGAAATGAATGCTCTCTTTGCCACAAGATAAACCTTCAAGAGGTATAACTGGATGTCGAAAGAAAGACAAAGCTTGAGTTCCGTAAGTTCCTTGCATATGCATGAAGTTTCCAA
This window of the Primulina tabacum isolate GXHZ01 chromosome 4, ASM2559414v2, whole genome shotgun sequence genome carries:
- the LOC142542191 gene encoding nuclear transport factor 2-like isoform X2; this translates as MASAFPLPVTAAQVGTYFVGQYYQMIQNQPDFVHQFYNDASTMLRNDGNSRETANTMLKIHQLIMSLNYTGIEIKTAYSLESWNCGVLVMVSGSVLVKGFNVRKKFVETFFLAPQEKGYFVFNDIFHYVDEEQILQHPIAYLPQRNLDSNLHLPATLREQVSNYGLDGDFQSREFLATGKIEENGPASSLKYPEEQLQQVPASEQVLEDTFVVQLNGSLQGTMNSVSDHLFSPVEEPVVEPQKHTYASIVAKANSAPAVPIPPSLSKPVSPSDLRHLPEATMQPLAASSNPLERLDSLEEVQVVEDEVEIMSVYVSNVPTTMAASEIGEEFEKFGKLKPDGVAIRTRKDIDACYAFVEFEDVSGVQNAIKASTVQIGAHQLYIEERRPNRNNFIRGGRARGRGRVSYYMEGTRGHFGGRSFGRGITQDGTERTYNRPRGNGFYRQVPRQERAHSTYQQGMGITRNEG
- the LOC142542191 gene encoding nuclear transport factor 2-like isoform X1, translating into MASAFPLPVTAAQVGTYFVGQYYQMIQNQPDFVHQFYNDASTMLRNDGNSRETANTMLKIHQLIMSLNYTGIEIKTAYSLESWNCGVLVMVSGSVLVKGFNVRKKFVETFFLAPQEKGYFVFNDIFHYVDEEQILQHPIAYLPQRNLDSNLHLPATLREQVSNYGLDGDFQSREFLATGKIEENGPASSLKYPEEQLQQVPASEQVLEDTFVVQLNGSLQGTMNSVSDHLFSPVEEPVVEPQKHTYASILQVAKANSAPAVPIPPSLSKPVSPSDLRHLPEATMQPLAASSNPLERLDSLEEVQVVEDEVEIMSVYVSNVPTTMAASEIGEEFEKFGKLKPDGVAIRTRKDIDACYAFVEFEDVSGVQNAIKASTVQIGAHQLYIEERRPNRNNFIRGGRARGRGRVSYYMEGTRGHFGGRSFGRGITQDGTERTYNRPRGNGFYRQVPRQERAHSTYQQGMGITRNEG